In the genome of Arachis hypogaea cultivar Tifrunner chromosome 9, arahy.Tifrunner.gnm2.J5K5, whole genome shotgun sequence, the window CGGCTTCTCCAGGAGTCCAGTATCCACGGGAACACATTCACTGATGCAAGTAGGCCCAACAATCAAATTACGCTAGTCAAGAAGACAAGAACATCTGCCTTGAGCCACATTGTCCTCTGCAGCACATTGTAGCCTTTCCAAAGTGCTCACTCCTCATGTTGCATGTTGGGGCACCCTTACTGAGGACAGCTTGTCCTAAGACGTCCAAATGTCTCCCTCTCATGAATCTGAAATTGCCTTTGCTGAGCTAAAGGCCATCAAGCTGACTACATTTTGTTCTGGTTCATGCATCTTTGCAATTAAATAATAAGCGTGTCTGCACTCCACAGATAGAGTTTAAACCCATTTTCAACTAAAAATGAAGCTGGTCCAACATGGGGGACAAAAACCTACATTAAGATGCTCTTGGATTGGCTCGTATCTTCCTAATTAAGTAGTTCTCCAAACCAATGCCAGCATCCACTATTCTAGTATGACTTGTTATTTCAATCTTGAGAACTTGCTCCAAAACATCTCTGCACCTCACACCATCGTCCACTTCACATATTAAAGGTATTATGATCGCCCAGGTATCCATATGAGAAGCTTCCCCATGCTCAAGCGATTTGGTTAGAACTCCACAAGCTTCCTTAATCTTACCAACATTGCAGAAACCCTTTACTAAGCCATGAATAACAGCAAACTGCGGAGAAAAACCTTTAGACAGCATCTCCTTCATATAGTTATTTGCCTCATCAAGCATTCCTTTGTCACATAACCCACCAACCAAAGTTCGATATGACACAACATTAGGCAAGCACCCATTGTTCTGCATATCAACAATAACTTTACAAGCATCATGGGCGCGCCCTTCCCTGCAGAACCCCAATATAACAGTATTATAATGAACTATGTCAGGATTGCACCCTTTGATCTTCATCCTACAAAGAAGCTTGTAAGCTTCTCTAAGCTTCTTCTTCCTACACAAACTGTTCAATAAAGTGGTGTAAGTCAAAGAATCAGGAACAAACCCTTTGTTCAACATATCCTCCAACAAATCCATAGCTCCATTCACTTGACTCTTCCTACACATCGCTTGCATCAGAATCCGGTAACACTCGATATCAGGAACAATATCTCTCTTAAACATTTTGTTGAACAGGTGGTAGGCAATGCTAACATCTCCATTCAAACAGAAAGCCCGCATGAGAATATTGTAGGACTGAGTATTGGATGACACACCGTGCCTATGAGCATCCCTGAAGAGATCGAATGCAGGTCGAACAAAGTTGCGGTGGGATACAAGAATCGCAAGAATGCGGTTGAGGTGTTTGGGCAAAGGTTTGAAACCGTATTGAAGCATAGTGTAGAAGGTTTTGAGGGCCTTGTCGGGTAAATCAGCTTCGCCATAGACTCTGATCAAGTAGGAGAACAGGGTAGGAGTGATTGGGTAGGATTCGGATTTGAGGCGGCGAACAAGGTCATCGACAAGGGAGAATTGCCTTGAGCGGCCCAATTTGAGGATGAGAATGAGGTAGGTAGAGTAAGAATGGCGAAAGTTGGGATGGCGAGAGGCGCATTCGAAGATTTCTTTGGCGAGAAGAGGGTCCGATTGGGAAGCTATGAGCTTTTGGACTCTAGATGGAGACTCAAATGGGGAATTGGAGCGAGAAGAATAGAAGGATTGTTGGTTTGGGTTTTGTGAAAAATTGAAGGAGATGATGCGGTGAGAGGACAGGGTGATTAGGGTTTTGGTGGAGCGGAGAAATGATCTGTGCAGACTCGGTGAGGTCATGGCGGTGGCTCAAGAAGGTGAGCTGGCGAGGGCAGGTCAATGCTAATTGTGGATTCGTGGTTAGTGTCCTTTGTTTCTATTGAGGAGATATGGATACTGTGGGTGTTCGCAgcgcggtttggtttggtttttagaaaaaaaaatccatccaattgtaaaaaaattaattggtttggtttaatttttttttaggcCAACCAAACTGAATTGAAATTGATTGATTTGATTCGATTTTTCGGTTTTTCACCAAGACCTTCATCAACTCCAACTTCTGTTCAAGAATGCTGTCACTTTACTATTATCAAACTGCAGAaatatcacaaaaaaataaaataagaatagagAACACTAAACTAAAATTAGAACTGCGCAAACTAAAATTAGAACAACACTAAAATTAAAACAGCATAATTTGAAACCTCAAaccacaaattaaaattaaataattgaaaaacAGCGACCACAAAAGTTAAGTTAAACGAGAGAACGTTAATAGGGTCGAAATAGTGTTTCTTTGACCTTGTTTAATAGAAGACTTTAACATTCAACAAAGCATGATTTGCTTTGATTAGTGTCACTAACAAATAACAACGTACTAACACAATCACAATTAAAAACATAGTTATCAAATCCAAACCAACAATCAATCCAGTTAGAGTGCTTGGTTAATGGGTTACTGATTCAACCGTTAGATAACTAGTTAAGccagtcataattaaataattatatatgattttatcttttttctcataataagttatttttattttattgctttta includes:
- the LOC112710337 gene encoding uncharacterized protein, which encodes MTSPSLHRSFLRSTKTLITLSSHRIISFNFSQNPNQQSFYSSRSNSPFESPSRVQKLIASQSDPLLAKEIFECASRHPNFRHSYSTYLILILKLGRSRQFSLVDDLVRRLKSESYPITPTLFSYLIRVYGEADLPDKALKTFYTMLQYGFKPLPKHLNRILAILVSHRNFVRPAFDLFRDAHRHGVSSNTQSYNILMRAFCLNGDVSIAYHLFNKMFKRDIVPDIECYRILMQAMCRKSQVNGAMDLLEDMLNKGFVPDSLTYTTLLNSLCRKKKLREAYKLLCRMKIKGCNPDIVHYNTVILGFCREGRAHDACKVIVDMQNNGCLPNVVSYRTLVGGLCDKGMLDEANNYMKEMLSKGFSPQFAVIHGLVKGFCNVGKIKEACGVLTKSLEHGEASHMDTWAIIIPLICEVDDGVRCRDVLEQVLKIEITSHTRIVDAGIGLENYLIRKIRANPRAS